From the genome of Impatiens glandulifera chromosome 9, dImpGla2.1, whole genome shotgun sequence, one region includes:
- the LOC124915796 gene encoding neurofilament heavy polypeptide-like, with amino-acid sequence MILEDTTSEIKENFDRLERETDERLTEVTKDLVGTTLGRVSELEKKNEGLEAELKALSAQVAELLKAKINADTAVVEANARAAQEVQDALDNEARKAKDPPQLTEEERAERVRRTEAKYPGLAKSVAAQAAKDAERLERERQRLEGFAADNKKKKAASSVSVPTKRKKEPSKKVQMVELLNEITNTVIESIPQQATHAEEEDEEHLQPRSTRQRVSESASRPQSVKKRRNKKLMTSYDFSDSE; translated from the coding sequence ATGATTCTGGAGGATACGACCTCCGAGATAAAAGAGAACTTtgaccggcttgaaagagagaccgatgaAAGACTGACAGAGGTTACTAAGGATCTAGTCGGCACAACACTCGGACGGGTCTCCGAACTTGAAAAGAAGAATGAGGGTCTCGAGGCCGAACTCAAGGCGCTTTCCGCACAGGTTGCTGAATTACTCAAAGCAAAGATAAATGCGGATACTGCGGTGGTGGAGGCTAATGCCCGAGCGGCTCAGgaagtccaggatgcgctggacaaCGAAGCAAGAAAAGCGAAGGATCCACCGCAACTCACCGAAGAGGAACGAGCCGAGCGGGTACGGAGGACAGAGGCTAAGTATCCGGGACTTGCAAAGTCGGTAGCTgctcaagctgcgaaggatgcTGAGCGGTTAGAAAGGGAAAGACAGAGGCTAGAAGGCTTTGCAGCcgataacaaaaagaaaaaggcgGCCTCTTCCGTTTCAGTTCCGACAAAGCGAAAGAAGGAACCTTCAAAGAAAGTTCAAATGGTCGAGCTGCTGAATGAGATCACTAACACGGTTATTGAGAGTATACCGCAGCAGGCTACTCACGCcgaagaagaggatgaagagCACCTGCAACcccggtctacaagacaacgagtctccGAATCGGCCAGTCGACCGCAATCGGTGAAGAAAAGGCGGAACAAGAAGTTGATGACTAGCTacgacttctcggactcggaatag